The Panicum hallii strain FIL2 chromosome 9, PHallii_v3.1, whole genome shotgun sequence genome has a window encoding:
- the LOC112874416 gene encoding THO complex subunit 7B-like isoform X2 — translation MSAHYAFGPQEDDAIIKHRLLTRTTTTRGEPPLKKLQKKFMSFATEIEKDTDNISDCERLYKAFLQEINTFELPLLKSKAVVDANIREKESFNELQVEIERQILQAQTDIEDLKKQLEQSKIERQHKEECEAIRKLIYLQPPRSETEKLISDLEKEIADLEAENVACVRTLELRKKQFALLLHVVEELQISIEDEQKSIADELRAIAEEKMSIEESGSASDAMAVD, via the exons ATGTCTGCACATTATGCATTTGGACCACAGGAGGATGATGCGATCATTAAGCACAGGCTTCTAACTAGGACGACAACTACCAGGGGTGAACCACCACTAaagaagcttcagaagaagttcATGTCCTTTGCCACTGAGATTGAGAAGGATACAGATAACATAAGCGACTGCGAGAGACTGTACAAGGCCTTCCTACAGGAAATTAACACCTTTGAACTACCTCTTCTGAAAAGCAAGGCTGTTGTTGATGCAAACATTAGGGAGAAGGAGAGCTTTAATGAGCTTCAGGTTGAGATTGAGCGACAGATCTTGCAAGCTCAGACTGATATTGAGGATCTTAAGAAGCAACTTGAGCAGAGCAAGATCGAGAGGCAGCACAAGGAGGAGTGTGAAGCAATCCGGAAGCTGATATATTTGCAGCCTCCACGGTCAGAAACTGAGAAACTCATTTCAGATCTTGAGAAGGAGATAGCTGATTTGGAGGCTGAGAATGTAGCGTGCGTAAGGACTTTGGAACTACGGAAGAAGCAATTTGCCCTTCTTCTACATGTG GTTGAGGAATTGCAGATCTCGATTGAAGATGAGCAAAAGAGTATAGCAGATGAGCTGAGAGCTA